From a single Francisella halioticida genomic region:
- the gcvPA gene encoding aminomethyl-transferring glycine dehydrogenase subunit GcvPA has product MSFIPHKSEQIKKMLDTIGASSIDQLFDEIPTQLRADTLKIPDGINEIQLANVARKRANKNHHNTNYIGAGAYSHYIPSAIWDIVARGEFYTAYTPYQAEASQGGLQVIYEFQTMMAGLTGMDVSNASMYDGATALAESVLMAIRSNKKAKSQKVLIAEALHPTYLNVLETITKHQGIEIDVVSLDSNNGKTNVAKLDDFADAKYAAVVVQSPNFFGQIADVDNLTDWAHEHGALVVAVTNPMSLAILKSPDKWGEKGADIVCGEGQPMGVPLASGGPYFGFMTCKMAYVRQMPGRIVGRTVDLDGNEGFCLTLQAREQHIRRAKATSNICTNQGLMVTAATIYISLLGAEGLERVASVSHENTKNLANELSRLDGVNVRFDKAFFNEVVINLPVNAEIFVTEMEKEGIDSGYFLGEYSSDLENSIMICSTEIHTQEDFGEYIVATKKVLARLGGYLNGYF; this is encoded by the coding sequence AGATGCTGGATACTATAGGTGCAAGTTCTATAGACCAGTTATTTGATGAGATTCCTACTCAGTTAAGAGCAGACACTCTAAAAATTCCAGATGGAATCAATGAAATACAACTAGCAAATGTCGCGAGAAAAAGAGCTAATAAAAATCACCATAATACAAACTATATAGGAGCTGGTGCATATAGTCATTATATACCATCTGCTATATGGGATATTGTAGCTCGTGGAGAGTTTTACACGGCATATACGCCATACCAGGCTGAGGCTTCTCAAGGAGGCTTACAAGTTATCTATGAGTTTCAAACCATGATGGCAGGATTAACTGGTATGGATGTATCAAATGCATCTATGTATGATGGGGCAACAGCATTAGCTGAATCTGTACTAATGGCGATTCGCTCTAATAAGAAAGCAAAATCGCAAAAGGTTTTGATTGCCGAGGCATTACATCCTACTTACTTAAATGTATTAGAAACTATCACAAAGCATCAAGGTATAGAGATTGATGTTGTAAGCCTTGATTCTAACAATGGCAAGACCAATGTTGCTAAACTTGATGATTTTGCAGATGCCAAATATGCTGCGGTGGTAGTCCAAAGTCCTAACTTCTTTGGTCAGATAGCAGATGTTGATAATCTTACAGATTGGGCGCACGAACATGGGGCTTTAGTAGTAGCTGTAACTAATCCAATGTCTTTGGCAATATTAAAATCGCCTGATAAATGGGGTGAAAAAGGAGCTGATATAGTGTGCGGCGAAGGTCAGCCAATGGGTGTACCTTTAGCTTCTGGTGGTCCATATTTTGGGTTTATGACTTGTAAGATGGCATATGTGCGTCAAATGCCTGGGCGTATTGTTGGTAGGACTGTTGATCTTGATGGTAATGAAGGTTTCTGTTTAACTCTACAAGCTAGAGAACAACATATTCGCCGTGCAAAAGCCACTTCAAATATCTGTACTAACCAAGGTCTTATGGTAACAGCGGCAACTATTTACATAAGTTTGCTTGGTGCTGAAGGTCTAGAAAGAGTTGCTAGTGTATCTCATGAGAATACTAAAAATTTAGCAAATGAATTGTCTAGGCTAGATGGAGTAAATGTTAGGTTTGATAAAGCATTCTTTAATGAAGTAGTTATTAATTTACCTGTAAATGCTGAGATTTTTGTAACAGAAATGGAAAAAGAAGGTATTGATTCGGGTTACTTCTTAGGTGAATATAGTAGCGACTTAGAAAACTCTATTATGATTTGTTCTACTGAAATCCATACACAAGAAGATTTTGGTGAATATATTGTAGCAACTAAGAAAGTTCTAGCTAGGTTAGGAGGTTATTTAAATGGTTATTTTTGA